The proteins below are encoded in one region of Takifugu rubripes chromosome 1, fTakRub1.2, whole genome shotgun sequence:
- the LOC101061248 gene encoding gamma-crystallin M1-like, with product MGKIIFYEERNFQGRNYECMSDCSDMSYYLNRCQSCRVESGCFMVYERPNFMGNQYFMRRGEYNDMQRLISMGMMFDSIRSCRLIPQHRGQFRMKIYERENFSGQMNELTDDCDNIQDRYRMSDCQSSQVMDGHWLLYEQPHFRGRMMYLRPGEYRSFRDQGMSGMRIMSMRRITDMC from the exons ATGGGCAAG ATCATCTTTTACGAGGAGAGGAACTTCCAGGGCCGCAATTATGAGTGCATGAGCGACTGCTCTGACATGTCCTACTACCTGAACAGGTGTCAGTCCTGCAGGGTGGAGAGTGGCTGCTTCATGGTCTATGAGCGTCCCAACTTCATGGGAAACCAGTATTTCATGAGGAGGGGAGAATATAATGACATGCAACGCCTGATTAGCATGGGAATGATGTTTGATTCCATCCGCTCTTGTAGACTCATCCCCCAA CACAGAGGTCAGTTCAGGATGAAGATCTATGAGAGGGAGAACTTCAGTGGTCAGATGAACGAGCTGACTGACGACTGTGACAACATCCAGGACCGCTACCGCATGTCTGACTGCCAGTCCTCTCAGGTGATGGACGGCCACTGGCTGCTGTATGAGCAGCCTCACTTCAGAGGCAGGATGATGTACCTGAGGCCTGGGGAGTACAGGAGCTTCAGGGACCAGGGCATGAGTGGCATGAGGATCATGAGCATGAGGCGCATCACTGATATGTGCTAA
- the LOC101061022 gene encoding gamma-crystallin M3-like, producing the protein MTMGKIIFYEDRNFQGRSYETSSDCADMSSYLSRCHSCRVESGCFMVYDRTNYMGNQFFVRRGEYSDYQHMGMSDCIRSCRMIPMHRGQFRMKIYERENFSGQMNELTDDCDNMQDRYRMSDCMSCQVMDGHWLLYEQPHFRGRMMYLRPGEYKNFRDLGINGMRIQSMRRIMDSCY; encoded by the exons ATGACCATGGGGAAG ATCATCTTCTATGAGGACAGGAACTTCCAGGGTCGTTCCTATGAGACCAGCAGCGATTGTGCTGACATGTCCTCCTACCTGAGCAGGTGTCACTCTTGCAGGGTGGAGAGCGGCTGCTTCATGGTCTACGATCGCACTAACTACATGGGAAACCAGTTCTTTGTCAGGAGGGGAGAGTACTCTGACTATCAGCATATGGGCATGAGTGACTGCATCAGGTCTTGTCGCATGATCCCCATG CACAGAGGCCAGTTCAGGATGAAGATCTATGAGAGGGAGAACTTCAGTGGTCAGATGAACGAGCTGACTGACGACTGTGACAACATGCAGGACCGCTACCGTATGTCTGATTGCATGTCCTGCCAGGTGATGGACGGCCACTGGCTGCTGTATGAGCAGCCCCACTTCAGAGGCAGGATGATGTACCTGAGGCCTGGGGAGTACAAGAACTTCAGAGATCTGGGCATCAATGGCATGAGGATCCAGAGCATGAGGCGCATCATGGATTCCTGTTATTAG